In a genomic window of Halobiforma lacisalsi AJ5:
- a CDS encoding DNA-directed RNA polymerase subunit N produces the protein MMVPVRCFTCGNVVGEHWEEFDERANEGDEDPQEVLDDLGVDRYCCRRMLVSHTDLVDVVSPYQ, from the coding sequence ATGATGGTACCGGTTCGGTGTTTCACCTGTGGCAACGTCGTCGGCGAGCACTGGGAGGAGTTCGACGAGCGAGCGAACGAAGGCGACGAGGATCCCCAGGAAGTGCTCGACGACCTCGGCGTCGACCGCTACTGCTGTCGGCGCATGCTCGTGAGTCACACCGACCTCGTCGACGTCGTCTCCCCGTACCAGTAA
- a CDS encoding 30S ribosomal protein S9, translating to MVTNTSGKKKTAVARATVRDGEGRVRINSQPVELVEPEMSRLKMLEPFRIAGEELRNEVDIDVDVEGGGISGQADAVRTAIARGIVQHTNDAELRDAFMEFDRSLLVNDVRQSEPKKWGGPGARARYQKSYR from the coding sequence ATGGTAACGAACACGAGCGGCAAGAAAAAGACCGCCGTCGCTCGCGCAACGGTGCGCGACGGCGAGGGTCGCGTGCGAATCAACTCCCAGCCCGTCGAGCTGGTCGAGCCCGAGATGTCGCGGCTCAAGATGCTCGAGCCGTTCCGCATCGCGGGCGAGGAGCTCCGTAACGAAGTGGACATCGACGTCGACGTCGAGGGTGGTGGCATCAGCGGACAGGCCGACGCCGTCCGCACCGCCATCGCTCGCGGCATCGTCCAGCACACGAACGACGCCGAACTCCGCGACGCGTTCATGGAGTTCGACCGGTCGCTGCTGGTCAACGACGTTCGACAGTCCGAACCCAAGAAGTGGGGCGGCCCGGGCGCTCGGGCGCGCTACCAGAAGTCCTACCGCTAA
- a CDS encoding DNA-directed RNA polymerase subunit K has translation MQQEQHNRYEKARILGARALQVSYGAPVLIETDRAEPILIAAEEYDAGVLPFTVKRGKDRK, from the coding sequence ATGCAACAGGAACAACACAACCGATACGAAAAGGCGCGCATCCTCGGCGCTCGAGCGCTGCAGGTGTCCTACGGGGCACCCGTGCTGATCGAGACGGATCGAGCCGAGCCGATCCTGATCGCGGCGGAGGAGTACGACGCTGGCGTGTTACCCTTTACGGTCAAGCGAGGGAAGGATCGGAAATGA
- the eno gene encoding phosphopyruvate hydratase: MTLITDVRLRRTLDSRGNPTVEADVLTESGGFGRAAAPSGASTGEYEAVERPPSEAIAAAREHAVPRLVGEAYAGNQREVDAILRAADGTDDFSEIGANSAVAISMAAAKAGADVLGAPLFQHLGGTFRGDNFPIPLGNVVGGGEHAADATDIQEFLAAPVGAPSVEDAVFANAAVHEAVANLLEDRDIACGKGDEGAWAPSIDDAEAFEIVDEAVSLVEDEVGFEIGFGLDVAGAELYDSDSETYEYSDESRDTDEQIAYVAELVDEYDLVYVEDPLDEDDYDAFAELTDEVGDETLICGDDLFVTNTERLREGIDRDAGNSILIKPNQIGTLSDAFDAIELAIENGYDPVVSHRSGETEDATIAHLAVATDAPFIKTGAVGGERTAKLNELIRIADDAT, from the coding sequence ATGACGCTGATCACCGACGTTCGACTCCGCCGGACGCTGGACTCACGCGGGAATCCGACCGTCGAGGCCGACGTGCTCACGGAAAGCGGCGGCTTCGGCCGTGCGGCCGCACCGAGCGGCGCAAGCACCGGCGAGTACGAGGCTGTCGAACGCCCGCCGAGCGAGGCGATCGCCGCGGCCCGGGAACACGCCGTTCCCCGGCTGGTCGGCGAGGCCTACGCCGGCAACCAGCGCGAGGTCGACGCGATCCTGCGTGCGGCCGACGGAACCGACGACTTCTCCGAGATCGGTGCCAACAGCGCGGTCGCGATCTCGATGGCCGCCGCGAAGGCCGGCGCCGACGTGCTGGGCGCGCCGCTGTTCCAGCACCTGGGCGGCACCTTCCGCGGGGACAACTTCCCGATCCCGCTGGGGAACGTCGTCGGCGGCGGCGAACACGCCGCCGACGCGACGGACATCCAGGAGTTCCTCGCTGCGCCCGTCGGTGCACCGAGCGTCGAAGACGCCGTCTTCGCCAACGCCGCCGTCCACGAGGCCGTCGCGAACCTGCTCGAGGACCGTGACATCGCCTGCGGTAAGGGCGACGAGGGCGCGTGGGCACCGTCGATCGACGACGCCGAGGCGTTCGAGATCGTCGACGAGGCGGTCTCGCTGGTCGAGGACGAGGTCGGATTCGAGATCGGGTTCGGGCTCGACGTCGCCGGCGCGGAGCTGTACGATTCCGACTCGGAAACGTACGAGTACAGCGACGAGAGCCGCGACACCGACGAACAGATCGCGTACGTCGCCGAACTCGTCGACGAGTACGATCTGGTCTACGTCGAGGATCCCCTCGACGAGGACGACTACGACGCCTTCGCCGAGCTGACTGACGAGGTCGGCGACGAGACGCTGATCTGTGGCGACGACCTGTTCGTCACCAACACAGAGCGCCTCCGGGAGGGGATCGACCGCGACGCGGGGAACAGCATCCTGATCAAGCCCAACCAGATCGGGACGCTTTCCGACGCCTTCGACGCGATCGAACTCGCGATCGAGAACGGCTACGATCCCGTCGTCTCCCACCGATCCGGTGAGACGGAGGACGCGACGATCGCACACCTCGCCGTCGCGACCGACGCACCGTTCATCAAGACCGGTGCCGTCGGCGGCGAGCGAACCGCCAAGCTCAACGAGCTCATCAGAATCGCAGACGACGCGACATGA